Proteins from a genomic interval of Drosophila melanogaster chromosome 2R:
- the CG5756 gene encoding uncharacterized protein, isoform B, which yields MWPPSSCLWLALALLVGVAQAQSGSREHFEDADKSSEYTDQQFDLRHTIPGEPGLDYPILSSPPRTSFVCKGRHEGYYADVESRCQAFRICAHTARSPQGFGFLCPNGTLFSQKNFVCDWYRNVNCDDSEKYYEMNEEKTVGSTHEMMERVRHMMEYPMKTISKALQQTQSQSQNPHHSLSKDLSGASGVLSQPAAIKLNDPETQVVGRGEDVKSEPLSAVQLGSINPGDSEDEGIYVNSLGELSSDPGIQFDHTNAHIVAEYPREYHYQKQKNFAERVNAGLDILTDSESNSGEAMAPDYIKHIRNTKDEAVQLDLVSNINNLLDEVSTDVDPSISGYQSMAPPKVKQPFRFLSRGFSMQRENGKGSSSSGYGYIKPKQTPSTVRFTNFKSAQSQGSNQAQQNQRQQQQQHQVAKQQHHSVSSSYVKPAAAPAISSLTVPQRPQQTSQSSVPPGIVIARAEGQRIAPNSASSIISSLATQAPVTSNQGNSYVSLNDFLNNKFGQSPAASSNVHSAATLQQEQQPHYQQQATLSLQQQQQQQRQPVLQQQHQLVQQQRQPVQQQLSFISQQYQQPQQQSIYQQYKQPQQQQQQQHFQQQQQRTTIHTNQQPYLTPNIFVPYHQQQQQLPQFPPLAPPVSISTGNIAQGPVIAGRHVDHLNVQLPTLPNGLIPGLQLAQKRSDVSSSQLQLTDTKGKNNFSGSGKSRERAFYAGRTSYDVPQSSVGRLPNDITQQLRRRLRRF from the exons ATGTGGCCACCCAGCTCCTGTCTGTGGTTGGCTCTCGCCCTcctggtgggcgtggcccagGCCCAGAGCGGCAGTCGAGAGCACTTCGAGGATGCGGACAAGTCCAGCGAGTATACGGATCAGCAGTTCGATCTACGGCACACGATTCCCGGAGAACCGGGCCTAGACTATCCCATTCTAAGTTCGCCGCCAAGGACCAGCTTTGTGTGCAAGGGAAGACATGAAG GTTATTACGCGGATGTAGAAAGTCGCTGCCAGGCCTTCCGCATTTGTGCCCATACCGCCCGATCACCCCAAGGATTCGGTTTCCTCTGCCCCAACGGAACGCTCTTCAGCCAGAAGAACTTTGTGTGCGATTGGTACCGCAATGTGAACTGCGATGATTCTGAAAAGTATTATGAAATGAACGAGGAGAAAACCGTTGGCAGCACCCACGAAATGATGGAGCGAGTGCGTCACATGATGGAATACCCCatgaaaacaatttcaaagGCCTTGCAACAAACCCAATCCCAGTCACAGAATCCACACCATAGTCTTAGCAAGGATCTAAGCGGAGCTAGTGGTGTTTTGAGTCAACCTGCGGCCATTAAGCTCAATGATCCTGAAACCCAAGTTGTTGGACGCGGAGAAGACGTGAAAAGTGAGCCATTGAGTGCAGTACAACTAGGAAGCATTAACCCCGGGGACAGCGAAGATGAGGGTATTTATGTGAATAGTTTGGGAGAACTTTCGTCAGATCCAGGCATTCAGTTTGATCACACCAATGCCCATATCGTGGCAGAATATCCCAGGGAGTACCACTACCAGAAGCAGAAGAACTTTGCCGAGCGTGTTAACGCGGGCTTGGATATCCTAACTGACTCGGAATCCAACTCCGGTGAGGCTATGGCACCCGATTACATCAAGCATATAAGAAATACTAAGGACGAGGCCGTACAACTAGATCTGGTATCGAATATAAACAATCTGCTGGATGAAGTATCCACTGATGTGGATCCCTCCATTTCCGGCTATCAATCTATGGCACCGCCGAAAGTTAAGCAACCTTTCCGATTCCTAAGTCGTGGATTCTCCATGCAGCGTGAAAACGGAAAGGGTAGCTCATCTTCCGGTTATGGCTACATTAAACCCAAACAAACGCCCAGCACTGTCAGATTTACG AATTTTAAGAGTGCCCAGTCGCAGGGTTCCAATCAAGCGCAGCAAAAccagcgccagcagcagcagcagcatcaagtGGCCAAGCAGCAACATCACTCGGTTAGCAGCAGCTATgtgaagccagcagcagcgccag CTATTTCCAGTCTGACTGTACCACAACGACCCCAACAAACATCGCAGTCATCTGTGCCGCCAGGAATTGTGATTGCTCGAGCTGAGGGCCAGCGTATTGCTCCCAACTCCGCCAGCAGCATCATTTCCAGCTTGGCCACTCAAGCACCAGTGACCAGCAACCAGGGCAACTCCTATGTCTCCCTCAACGATTTCCTTAACAACAAATTTGGTCAGAGTCCTGCAGCCAGCAGTAATGTTCATTCTGCTGCCACTTTGCAGCAGGAACAACAGCCACATTATCAGCAGCAAGCCACTCTGTccttgcagcagcaacagcaacagcaacggcaacctgtgctgcagcagcaacatcagctcGTGCAACAGCAACGCCAGCCTGTGCAGCAGCAATTGAGCTTTATCTCGCAGCAATaccagcagccgcagcagcagagtATCTACCAGCAATATAAACagccacaacagcaacagcagcagcaacacttccagcagcagcaacagcggacGACGATCCACACCAATCAGCAACCCTATCTTACGCCCAATATCTTTGTGCCCtaccatcagcagcagcaacagttgcccCAGTTCCCGCCGTTGGCTCCACCCGTGTCGATATCCACGGGAAATATTGCCCAGGGACCGGTGATAGCCGGACGCCATGTGGATCACCTGAATGTGCAGCTGCCCACGCTGCCCAATGGCTTGATACCTGGCTTGCAGTTGGCACAAAAGCGCAGCGATGTTTCGTCCAGTCAGCTGCAGCTGACGGATACCAAGGGCAAGAACAACTTCTCCGGATCGGGCAAAAGTCGGGAACGGGCCTTCTATGCCGGACGTACTTCATACGATGTTCCCCAGAGCAGCGTTGGTCGACTGCCCAACGATATCACACAGCAACTGCGACGCCGGTTGCGGCGCTTCTGA
- the CG34196 gene encoding uncharacterized protein produces MHSGAAVAFILSALIAALILPRQTAAIPMDYDTLDRPNTDYPALFRAFLDMGNALFGTWTPDGAIEEFIRKQEAQGLSH; encoded by the coding sequence ATGCATTCCGGAGCTGCTGTTGCCTTCATTTTGTCAGCACTGATCGCTGCCCTAATCCTGCCCAGGCAAACTGCAGCCATTCCCATGGACTATGACACCTTGGACAGACCAAATACCGATTATCCAGCCTTATTTCGAGCCTTTTTGGATATGGGAAACGCCCTCTTCGGCACCTGGACTCCCGATGGGGCGATAGAGGAGTTTATACGCAAACAGGAAGCTCAAGGGCTGAGCCATTAG
- the CG5756 gene encoding uncharacterized protein, isoform C, with amino-acid sequence MWPPSSCLWLALALLVGVAQAQSGSREHFEDADKSSEYTDQQFDLRHTIPGEPGLDYPILSSPPRTSFVCKGRHEGYYADVESRCQAFRICAHTARSPQGFGFLCPNGTLFSQKNFVCDWYRNVNCDDSEKYYEMNEEKTVGSTHEMMERVRHMMEYPMKTISKALQQTQSQSQNPHHSLSKDLSGASGVLSQPAAIKLNDPETQVVGRGEDVKSEPLSAVQLGSINPGDSEDEGIYVNSLGELSSDPGIQFDHTNAHIVAEYPREYHYQKQKNFAERVNAGLDILTDSESNSGEAMAPDYIKHIRNTKDEAVQLDLVSNINNLLDEVSTDVDPSISGYQSMAPPKVKQPFRFLSRGFSMQRENGKGSSSSGYGYIKPKQTPSTVRFTPNEIPAEDHKSIEHKHTFPKSTSTSSTTSTTTESATESIEHLLIAPTLPPAEDEEVSTLVASEVTSTPAAEPLKVLAPPLSEVVTAGEESAIESIGQAAALTASLPISEDIVRVEQSSEASEKNDAHQEAAKLLLAGVQLTSHNDEQHLERNEVVVTSTTTASPITPVMVTSTEVVTEISSTQERIRGYRRNRPGVMLKRAHIRPLPTVRTTTAATTPRSTTPTRSYLERLAASRLRLSRLSQATRSTAKATTTLPSTTTTPATTTTVSSFQQIRGGAEPGPNKRLTVRDIDRETKVAPSKANWETVHSNLQRFQVQRGNRVYTPATRASVGSSNAATTSSTTSAPRSYIAATSTRATVNVNRGKNRYSNFKTQAPVQRTRGTTTTSTTQRPTSSLSSLNQHISALASNYNGGYSYNQATQISKPIPQSPSHVYATHTASDIAGHASQSQTTSSLTPASAFLSFDKLTRAIVDESVLQNFKSAQSQGSNQAQQNQRQQQQQHQVAKQQHHSVSSSYVKPAAAPAISSLTVPQRPQQTSQSSVPPGIVIARAEGQRIAPNSASSIISSLATQAPVTSNQGNSYVSLNDFLNNKFGQSPAASSNVHSAATLQQEQQPHYQQQATLSLQQQQQQQRQPVLQQQHQLVQQQRQPVQQQLSFISQQYQQPQQQSIYQQYKQPQQQQQQQHFQQQQQRTTIHTNQQPYLTPNIFVPYHQQQQQLPQFPPLAPPVSISTGNIAQGPVIAGRHVDHLNVQLPTLPNGLIPGLQLAQKRSDVSSSQLQLTDTKGKNNFSGSGKSRERAFYAGRTSYDVPQSSVGRLPNDITQQLRRRLRRF; translated from the exons ATGTGGCCACCCAGCTCCTGTCTGTGGTTGGCTCTCGCCCTcctggtgggcgtggcccagGCCCAGAGCGGCAGTCGAGAGCACTTCGAGGATGCGGACAAGTCCAGCGAGTATACGGATCAGCAGTTCGATCTACGGCACACGATTCCCGGAGAACCGGGCCTAGACTATCCCATTCTAAGTTCGCCGCCAAGGACCAGCTTTGTGTGCAAGGGAAGACATGAAG GTTATTACGCGGATGTAGAAAGTCGCTGCCAGGCCTTCCGCATTTGTGCCCATACCGCCCGATCACCCCAAGGATTCGGTTTCCTCTGCCCCAACGGAACGCTCTTCAGCCAGAAGAACTTTGTGTGCGATTGGTACCGCAATGTGAACTGCGATGATTCTGAAAAGTATTATGAAATGAACGAGGAGAAAACCGTTGGCAGCACCCACGAAATGATGGAGCGAGTGCGTCACATGATGGAATACCCCatgaaaacaatttcaaagGCCTTGCAACAAACCCAATCCCAGTCACAGAATCCACACCATAGTCTTAGCAAGGATCTAAGCGGAGCTAGTGGTGTTTTGAGTCAACCTGCGGCCATTAAGCTCAATGATCCTGAAACCCAAGTTGTTGGACGCGGAGAAGACGTGAAAAGTGAGCCATTGAGTGCAGTACAACTAGGAAGCATTAACCCCGGGGACAGCGAAGATGAGGGTATTTATGTGAATAGTTTGGGAGAACTTTCGTCAGATCCAGGCATTCAGTTTGATCACACCAATGCCCATATCGTGGCAGAATATCCCAGGGAGTACCACTACCAGAAGCAGAAGAACTTTGCCGAGCGTGTTAACGCGGGCTTGGATATCCTAACTGACTCGGAATCCAACTCCGGTGAGGCTATGGCACCCGATTACATCAAGCATATAAGAAATACTAAGGACGAGGCCGTACAACTAGATCTGGTATCGAATATAAACAATCTGCTGGATGAAGTATCCACTGATGTGGATCCCTCCATTTCCGGCTATCAATCTATGGCACCGCCGAAAGTTAAGCAACCTTTCCGATTCCTAAGTCGTGGATTCTCCATGCAGCGTGAAAACGGAAAGGGTAGCTCATCTTCCGGTTATGGCTACATTAAACCCAAACAAACGCCCAGCACTGTCAGATTTACG CCCAATGAGATACCCGCCGAAGATCACAAATCCATTGAGCATAAGCACACGTTTCCCAAATCAACAAGTACCAGCAGCACCACTTCGACAACCACTGAGTCAGCCACTGAATCAATAGAACATCTGCTGATAGCACCAACTTTGCCACCCGCTGAGGATGAGGAAGTTAGTACGCTAGTGGCATCTGAGGTCACCTCAACCCCAGCCGCGGAACCACTCAAAGTTTTGGCACCACCACTATCAGAAGTGGTGACTGCCGGGGAAGAGTCGGCTATCGAATCCATTGGACAGGCAGCTGCTCTCACTGCCAGTCTGCCCATAAGTGAGGATATAGTCCGAGTGGAGCAAAGTTCCGAAGCCTCTGAGAAGAATGATGCGCATCAAGAGGCTGCTAAGCTGCTGCTGGCAGGTGTGCAACTGACCTCCCACAATGATGAGCAGCATTTGGAAAGGAACGAAGTAGTGGTCACCAGTACGACAACCGCTAGCCCCATCACACCAGTCATGGTCACATCCACCGAAGTGGTGACTGAGATCAGTAGCACACAGGAACGGATTCGTGGCTACCGCAGGAATCGACCGGGAGTTATGTTGAAGCGTGCCCACATTCGCCCCTTGCCCACTGTGCGAACAACTACAGCGGCTACCACGCCAAGGAGCACAACACCCACTAGAAGTTACCTGGAACGCCTGGCTGCCAGTAGGTTGCGACTTTCTAGACTATCTCAAGCCACCAGGAGCAccgcaaaagcaacaacgacCTTGCCAAGCACCACAACTACCCCGGCCACAACCACTACAGTGTCGTCATTCCAACAAATTCGCGGTGGAGCAGAACCAGGTCCAAATAAGAGGCTAACAGTGCGCGATATTGATCGCGAGACTAAGGTAGCGCCAAGCAAGGCCAACTGGGAAACCGTCCACAGCAACCTGCAACGCTTCCAGGTGCAACGCGGCAATCGAGTGTACACGCCAGCGACACGAGCCTCAGTCGGTAGCAGCAATGCGGcaaccaccagcagcaccaccagtgCTCCTAGATCCTATATTGCGGCCACATCTACGCGAGCCACCGTTAATGTTAATCGCGGAAAGAATCGCTACTCCAACTTCAAGACCCAGGCGCCCGTGCAAAGAACTCGGGGTACCACCACCACGAGCACCACTCAGCGACCCACATCCTCGCTCTCCTCGCTGAACCAACATATCTCCGCCCTGGCATCGAACTATAATGGTGGCTATAGCTACAACCAGGCAACGCAAATCAGCAAACCCATACCACAATCACCATCACATGTCTATGCCACACACACGGCCAGCGATATCGCTGGGCACGCCTCTCAATCCCAAACCACATCCAGTCTTACGCCCGCCTCCGCTTTCCTATCCTTTGATAAGTTAACCCGTGCCATTGTTGACGAATCCGTTTTGCAGAATTTTAAGAGTGCCCAGTCGCAGGGTTCCAATCAAGCGCAGCAAAAccagcgccagcagcagcagcagcatcaagtGGCCAAGCAGCAACATCACTCGGTTAGCAGCAGCTATgtgaagccagcagcagcgccag CTATTTCCAGTCTGACTGTACCACAACGACCCCAACAAACATCGCAGTCATCTGTGCCGCCAGGAATTGTGATTGCTCGAGCTGAGGGCCAGCGTATTGCTCCCAACTCCGCCAGCAGCATCATTTCCAGCTTGGCCACTCAAGCACCAGTGACCAGCAACCAGGGCAACTCCTATGTCTCCCTCAACGATTTCCTTAACAACAAATTTGGTCAGAGTCCTGCAGCCAGCAGTAATGTTCATTCTGCTGCCACTTTGCAGCAGGAACAACAGCCACATTATCAGCAGCAAGCCACTCTGTccttgcagcagcaacagcaacagcaacggcaacctgtgctgcagcagcaacatcagctcGTGCAACAGCAACGCCAGCCTGTGCAGCAGCAATTGAGCTTTATCTCGCAGCAATaccagcagccgcagcagcagagtATCTACCAGCAATATAAACagccacaacagcaacagcagcagcaacacttccagcagcagcaacagcggacGACGATCCACACCAATCAGCAACCCTATCTTACGCCCAATATCTTTGTGCCCtaccatcagcagcagcaacagttgcccCAGTTCCCGCCGTTGGCTCCACCCGTGTCGATATCCACGGGAAATATTGCCCAGGGACCGGTGATAGCCGGACGCCATGTGGATCACCTGAATGTGCAGCTGCCCACGCTGCCCAATGGCTTGATACCTGGCTTGCAGTTGGCACAAAAGCGCAGCGATGTTTCGTCCAGTCAGCTGCAGCTGACGGATACCAAGGGCAAGAACAACTTCTCCGGATCGGGCAAAAGTCGGGAACGGGCCTTCTATGCCGGACGTACTTCATACGATGTTCCCCAGAGCAGCGTTGGTCGACTGCCCAACGATATCACACAGCAACTGCGACGCCGGTTGCGGCGCTTCTGA